AACGAGACCAGCGGGCGGGTTTTGTTATAATGAGTTTTTTGCATAATTAATTCTCCAAAAAATGCATTTGTTTGATTTCAAGGCGCCGTTAATTGTTTGCTGCTTTGGGAAACGGCCAATTGACGGCGCCTCTTTTTTTGAATGACGTTCTGGGTATGGCGCATGATCATGCATGCGCCGGTTTTCAGAAACTCCCCGTCATTCAGAGGAGGCAACCAGGCTATCTTCATTGCAAAGACCCTGCGGTTTTCCGGACTTGCCTTGCGGCAAGGGTGGCTATTCTTGAATCCCTTTATTGTCTTTGAAATCCGGAAAAAAACAATGCGACAAATTGTCGCGCGGCAAATTGTCGCACCTCTGTGAATCGCAAAACACATTTTCTGATTAGAACTGTTTTTCTAATTTATTGTCCATCATAAGGTTAAAACCACCGGCTTCAGCCGGTCAGCTTTAGCTGCGAGAATATGCCACACAGGAGGTGTGGCATGGATTATAGATATGGAAGTCATACGGTTTATCAGATTGAATATCATTTTGTATGGGTAACGAAGTATAGATATAAGATTCTGAAGGGAGAAGTAGCAGAACGAGTACGAGAGTTGGTTCGTCAGACGTGTGAAGCATTTGAAATGAGAATTGTACAGGGTGTAGTAAGTAAGGATCATGTGCATATTCTGGTGAGTTGTCCGCCGGAGATGGCTCCGAGTGAGATCATGAGGCGGCTAAAAGGACGAACATCGAGCTATCTGTTTGAAGAATTTCCTCACTTGAAGAAGCGGTACTGGGGAAGGCATTTTTGGGCGCGAGGGTATTTCTGCGTGACAGTAGGTCAGATGACAGAAGAGATGATCAAACAATACTTGGAGCATCATTTTGAGCCAAATCCAAACGACAATTTTAAAATGGAGCCGGAATAAGACGCGTCGTTTAGTCGACGCGTATCCGGACTTTCAGTCCGTAACTCAAACCCACCGGCTTTAGCCGGTGGTTGTTTAGTATTTTAACTATATTTGTTTGCGATGAGGTAGAGACGCTCGAGGGTGTCGGTGCGAAGAAGTGCGACAATTTACCGCATTGACCCTCTAAAAACTTTGATAAATACTGCCGGCGCGTTGGCCAACGTTCGGTGCGGGGATAAGAGAAATTTTCCGCGTTTTTAGAGATTCAAGTTAGTTTTTTAGGGTCTGTTATGAAAAATAAATTAATCAACAAAACATTGAAATTCACATTATTAGCGGTTGGCCTGACTTCGGTGCCTGCGATGGCGCATATTGGTTACGGCGGCCGTGATTTCGGGTCTTTCACCGGCACGGCGGCTGCGTCGAGTACCATCACCAATCAAGCGGCTTCAGGCTGGCACGGCTGGATCGATGGCACCGATGCCGATTGGGGTGATTCTCATCGCACACGCGCTTTCCGCTTTACGCTGGAAAATGATGCCGATGTCAAAATCTCTTTTAAAGAACAAGCTTATGTTACGCCGACTGGTGCCTCTGTCATCGCCGGCATCATGCCCGGCTTCAGCCTCTACAAAGGATTGGCGCATGTGGCGCCGTTCGCGGCCGATCATGACTTTGCGGTAGGATCGATTGCAATCCGCGATGCGGTCGGCGGTGTCGGGTTGACCGAAGGTTCATTCCGCGCGTTGACCGATTGGAGCATTACCAACGACAACAATGATCCGGCCAGTGTGTTTACCTACGTAGGCCATGCTTATGACGGCCTTGGCATCGACTACGGCACCGGTGTGATTCCCGGTGCCGATGGCTTGGCCGATCACATGGTATCGAAAGTCTTTCATTTGACGGCGGGTGATTATTCGATTTTTGTCGGCGGCACGGATTATTTAAATTCCTCAGCACCGTTCACTGCGCTAGGTATCGAAGGTATGGTTGCAGTCGTTCCGGAACCTGAAACCTACGCGATGCTGCTGGCCGGTTTAGGCTTGATCGGCTTTAGCGTCAGCCGCCGCCGGCCAGCTTGAAACCAACGCATTTGATTTGAAAAGAGCTGCGGGAAATACCGAACAGTCCGATGCATACGATGTAAATCGGACAGAATTACGGCGATACGCCGCATCAGCGAAAAAATGTGTTTTGCATGCTGCTTGAAGAAACATAGTGCTTGCATCTACGGTTCAGTATTTCCACAAGTTGTGATGCATGAGAAATTGGCCTTGCATCGTGTTCGATTTACCTCCCGGGCGCGATACGAGGCTTTTTGCATTTTTTGAAGAAGATTCCCGTTCGTAAAAGCCTCCATTGTTTTTTATTGATATCGATACTGCGATTTTCAAAGCTCGCGGCGACGATTTTTCCGGCCAACCTTTCCGATCATTCTTGCAGAATCTTAAGCCGTTAGGCACAATCAGCCCGGATTTCTCCGACCGGGAAATCCAAATGACGAAAGATGCACACCATTGAAGTGTGAGCGGTGCAATAGAGCTGCGGCATTTCAGTGTTTCTGTGACTGAGTGATTCCGTTTCGTCTCAAACAGCGAAGCATGAATCTCATTGAATTATTGGGGAATATCAGAATGAAGAAAAAAATGATGGCGTTAGCGATGGCCGGTGTCTTTGCAGCGCCGGTGGTTGCGATAGCGCAAGGAACAAATCTGACTCTGTTTGGCAGCTTGCAAGCGGAGTATGCCACCGTGAATCGCGATGGCCAAAGCAGTCAGGCGCTGATCGGCGACGACACCGGCCGCTCGAAAATGGGTGCGCATGTGACCGAAAATCTGGGCAGCGGTTTTAAAGTCAAAGCGCGCGCCGAATATGGTTTCAATACCGGCGCGGGCAATCTTGGTGGCGCGCGTGAACGCTGGGTAGCGCTCGCGGGCGATCAGTGGGGTGAAGTCAAATTTGGCCGGGTGCAATCGCCGTTCAAAGATTTTGCCGGTGGCATGACCATTGATCCGTTTGCCTATACGACCTTGCAAGCAGCCGGTAGCGGCGGCACCATGACGGCTTCAGCCAATGGATTGGGGGCCGGTGCGATGGGTTTTGTAAACAGCGCGATCCGCTATGATTCTCCGAAAGTCGACGGCTTCAGCTTTGCCGGATTGTTGATGCCGGGTGACTCCAATCGGCTGGATCCGGCAAATTTTATCGCGCCAAGCGGTGGTTTTCCTGGCAGCCAAACCAACTCCGGCGGTGAAGACGGCGAATGGGATTTCCAAGTTGCCGGCAAGTACGATACCAGCGTGCAAGGCCACTACTTCGGGGTATTTGGCGGTTATTCACGGGATAATGTCAGCACCCGTCAAAGAATTTCCCAAGGACTGACAAATAACGAACACGTATGGCGCGGCGGCGCGTCATGGAGCTGGCAAAACTTCAAATTGAACGGTCAATATGAAAATATCAACAATGCGGTTGGTGCCGCAACTTGTACCAATCAGGCGGCATTGGGCGACCCTGCAACCGGTTCGCTGGATTCGCGCGGACAATGTAATTCCGCCATGAATATGGGCGGCGACGGTAACTTATGGTTTGCGGGCGGGCAATACGACTGGGGCAATACCAGCTTTATTGCGCAAGGCGGTATGTCGCACGCGCACGCAACCGCCTTGTCGGGAAAGCGTGAAACAAGCCAGTTTACGGTGGGAATGATCCACAATTTGAGCAGCCGTTCGAGCTTATTCGGTGGCTACCAACGAGTGATGGTCGGTAGTGGCGCGTCCGATTTCTTCAGAGATATGAATATCTGGTCCGCCGGTATGCGTCATAATTTTTGAAGCAGGCTGATTCGTAAAAATAAAAAGGCGCCGTAAGGCGCTTTTTTTAAGTTTACTAACTGAATTTTTTTTGCCTGGTTAAAGAATATACTGCTTGGGTCAAGAAAGTTATATCCCGCATATTGGGATAGCAACGAATAAGGTGTCTGAATTTGACAACAACCGGCTGGAGAAACTTCAGCTTTAAAGTAGGGGTTTAAACGAATATCATGTAAATTTGAAACTGCAAGTTTTTTAGCAGAAGCTGGATCCAATCCGGATCCGGGTTTACGCAACTGGAAGGCCAAATTTTTCATTTGATTGGACTTCTCTTACTACGGGGAAAATCATCATGCTCCTGTTTCTCTTCTATGTCTTCTTGTTTCTCGTTGTAACCGCCGGTCTGATTTTGGGAATTCCTCCGATCCGCCGTTTTTTCGTGACCGGTCAGCTATTGAAGGTTTTCCGGAAAATGTTACCGCAGATTTCGCAAACCGAACAGGAGGCTTTGGATGCCGGGACGGTTTGGTGGGAGGGGGATTTATTCAGCGGTAAACCGGATTGGAAAAAAATGCTGGCTTATCCGAAACCGCAACTGACTGCGGAAGAGCAAGCGTTTCTGGATGGTCCGGTGGAAGAGTTATGCGCGATGCTGGATGAATGGAAGATTACTCACGATCTGAAGGATTTGCCGCCGGAAGTATGGCAGTTTATCAAGGATCAAGGCTTTTTCGGGTTGATCATTCCCAAGCAGTACGGCGGTTATGGTTTTTCCGCGTTGGCGCATTCGGAAGTCGTGATGAAAATCGGCTCTCGCAGCGGTACAGCGGCAGTTACCGTGATGGTGCCGAATTCGTTGGGACCGGCTGAATTGCTATTGCATTACGGGACCGATGAACAGAAACAATATTATTTGCCGCGGCTGGCCAAGGGTTTGGAAGTGCCTTGCTTTGCGTTGACCTCTCCGCATGCCGGATCGGATGCCGGGTCGATGCCGGATTTTGCGATCGTCTGCCGCAGCGAATTCGAGGGCAGACCCGATGTGCTCGGCATGCGGGTTACCTGGGAAAAACGTTATATCACGTTAGGTCCGGTCGCAACCATTTTGGGACTGGCTTTCAAATTGTATGATCCGGACCGGCTGCTTGGCGGCGAAGAGGATTTAGGGATCACGCTGGCATTAATTCCGACCCGCACACCGGGCGTTCATATCGGACGCCGGCACTATCCATTGAATGGCGCATTTCAGAACGGCCCGAACTGGGGCAAAGAGGTGTTCATTCCGATGGATTGGATTATCGGCGGACCAGAGGGCGTTGGTCAGGGTTGGAAAATGCTGATGAACTGTCTTGCTGCAGGCCGCTCGATTTCATTGCCGGCGACCAGTGTAGGGGCTGCAAAACTGGCAGCCCGCACCAGCGGCGCTTATAGCAGGGTGCGCACGCAGTTCAAAGTTCCAATCGGGTATTTTGAAGGTATCGAAGAAGCCTTGGCGCGTATTGGCGGTAATACCTACATGATGGATGCAGCTCGTGTCATGACCGCTGGCGCTGTCGATTTGGGCGAAAAGCCATCGGTGGTATCGGCGATCGTTAAGTATCATTTGACCGAGCGCGGCCGTCAGGCGATTAACGATGCGATGGATATTCACGGCGGCAAGGGAATTTGTATCGGTCCGCGCAACTATCTCGGACGGACCTATCAGCAAATTCCGGTGAGTATTACGGTTGAAGGCGCCAACATTCTGACGCGCAATATGATTATTTTCGGTCAAGGCGCGATTCGATGCCATCCGTATCTGCTAAAAGAAGTGAATGCCGCGCATGACAATAATCTCGACCGTGCCATACTGGCCTTCGACGAGGCATTGGTCGGTCATGCCCGCTTTACCCTCAGAAATATCGGCAATAGTATTGCATACGCACTTGCCGGCAAGTACATCAAGACCAATGCGCCGGACAATTGCGCGCCGGAGACGGCTGATTATTATCGTCAATTGGCGCGATTCTCCGCCAGTTTTGCTTGTATCGCCGATATCGGATTGATGTGGCTGGGAGGGTCGCTGAAACGCAGAGAGCGGTTATCCGCCCGCTTGGGGGACATTCTGAGTATGCTGTATTTGTGCTCGGCAACTCTAAAGCGATTTGAAGATGATTATCGCCCGGGTGCGGATCTGCCATTGCTGCATTGGTCGATGCAGGATGCGCTTTATCGCTTGCAGCAAGCATTGGATGAGTTTCTGACCAATTTCCCGGTGCCGACGGTTGTTGGTTGGGTGTTACGGGGATTGATGTTTCCGTTGGGTAAACGTTGTAAACCGCCAACTGATGCGCTAACGCATGAAGTAGCGAAGCTCATGATGGAGCCGGGTGCGGTGCGTGACCGGCTAACGTCCGGCATCTATCTGCCGGTAGCGGAACACGAACCGTTGGCTGATCTGGAGCAAGCCTTACAGTGCGTGATCGAATGCGGCGCCATTGAAACCAAATTGCGTCAGGCGGTTAAATCACATAAAGTGACCGAATATGGCAGCCAGCAGATTGCGCAAGCTTTGCAGCAACATATTATTACTGCGGAGGAAGCGGCGCTTCTGAATAAGCTGAACGAATTGCGCAACCGGGTTGTGAAAGTGGATGATTTTTCTCCCGATCTGGGTGTGGAAACAAAAACCGGTTCAGGTGGAGATCACACGCTTCGCAGTACCCAGAATGACCCGGTTGGCGGCAAACGCGCGGCATCGCATGAAAGTGACAGAAATTCTGAAGCTACTGATTAATCTGAAAACATTAAGCAGGCGACTGAATCTCCGGTTGCCGAAGAACAAGGGAAGCATTGAATTGTTTCAACGACAACAAGTAATCCCGGAGTGCTGTAAATATTTCTAATCCGTTGCCCGAGGTTTTATGAAATGAATGCATCGCAACAAGAGCACGACGGAATGATCGATATTATTCCGATAGAAAAAGCCAAAACCCTGGATGGTCTTTTTAATGAACGCGTGCAGCGCACTCCGGATAAACCGGCTTACCGGTATTTCAACGCGATCAGCGAAGAGTGGACGGACTATACCTGGGTGCAGATGAATCAATTCGTAGCGCGCTGGCAAGCCGCTCTGGAGAAAGAATTGCTGGTTCCCGGCGATCGTGTGGCTGTTATGATGAAGAATTCCCCGGAATGGGTGATGTTCGAACAAGCCGCACTAGGTCTTGGTTTGGTGGTTATTCCGCTGTATACCGATGACCGCGTTGAGAATGCGGCGTATGTGATCAATGATGCGGATGTTAAAGTTTTGTTGCTGGAAAATGCCCATCAATGGCAGCAATTTTTAACCATCCAGCACGAAATTACGGGATTGCAGCGAGTGATTATTCTCCGTCCGCTTGAACCGGATTGTGTCAATCCATGCGATAAGGTTCGCG
This is a stretch of genomic DNA from Nitrosomonas sp. sh817. It encodes these proteins:
- a CDS encoding acyl-CoA dehydrogenase, whose product is MLLFLFYVFLFLVVTAGLILGIPPIRRFFVTGQLLKVFRKMLPQISQTEQEALDAGTVWWEGDLFSGKPDWKKMLAYPKPQLTAEEQAFLDGPVEELCAMLDEWKITHDLKDLPPEVWQFIKDQGFFGLIIPKQYGGYGFSALAHSEVVMKIGSRSGTAAVTVMVPNSLGPAELLLHYGTDEQKQYYLPRLAKGLEVPCFALTSPHAGSDAGSMPDFAIVCRSEFEGRPDVLGMRVTWEKRYITLGPVATILGLAFKLYDPDRLLGGEEDLGITLALIPTRTPGVHIGRRHYPLNGAFQNGPNWGKEVFIPMDWIIGGPEGVGQGWKMLMNCLAAGRSISLPATSVGAAKLAARTSGAYSRVRTQFKVPIGYFEGIEEALARIGGNTYMMDAARVMTAGAVDLGEKPSVVSAIVKYHLTERGRQAINDAMDIHGGKGICIGPRNYLGRTYQQIPVSITVEGANILTRNMIIFGQGAIRCHPYLLKEVNAAHDNNLDRAILAFDEALVGHARFTLRNIGNSIAYALAGKYIKTNAPDNCAPETADYYRQLARFSASFACIADIGLMWLGGSLKRRERLSARLGDILSMLYLCSATLKRFEDDYRPGADLPLLHWSMQDALYRLQQALDEFLTNFPVPTVVGWVLRGLMFPLGKRCKPPTDALTHEVAKLMMEPGAVRDRLTSGIYLPVAEHEPLADLEQALQCVIECGAIETKLRQAVKSHKVTEYGSQQIAQALQQHIITAEEAALLNKLNELRNRVVKVDDFSPDLGVETKTGSGGDHTLRSTQNDPVGGKRAASHESDRNSEATD
- the tnpA gene encoding IS200/IS605 family transposase: MDYRYGSHTVYQIEYHFVWVTKYRYKILKGEVAERVRELVRQTCEAFEMRIVQGVVSKDHVHILVSCPPEMAPSEIMRRLKGRTSSYLFEEFPHLKKRYWGRHFWARGYFCVTVGQMTEEMIKQYLEHHFEPNPNDNFKMEPE
- a CDS encoding FxDxF family PEP-CTERM protein; amino-acid sequence: MKNKLINKTLKFTLLAVGLTSVPAMAHIGYGGRDFGSFTGTAAASSTITNQAASGWHGWIDGTDADWGDSHRTRAFRFTLENDADVKISFKEQAYVTPTGASVIAGIMPGFSLYKGLAHVAPFAADHDFAVGSIAIRDAVGGVGLTEGSFRALTDWSITNDNNDPASVFTYVGHAYDGLGIDYGTGVIPGADGLADHMVSKVFHLTAGDYSIFVGGTDYLNSSAPFTALGIEGMVAVVPEPETYAMLLAGLGLIGFSVSRRRPA
- a CDS encoding porin, giving the protein MKKKMMALAMAGVFAAPVVAIAQGTNLTLFGSLQAEYATVNRDGQSSQALIGDDTGRSKMGAHVTENLGSGFKVKARAEYGFNTGAGNLGGARERWVALAGDQWGEVKFGRVQSPFKDFAGGMTIDPFAYTTLQAAGSGGTMTASANGLGAGAMGFVNSAIRYDSPKVDGFSFAGLLMPGDSNRLDPANFIAPSGGFPGSQTNSGGEDGEWDFQVAGKYDTSVQGHYFGVFGGYSRDNVSTRQRISQGLTNNEHVWRGGASWSWQNFKLNGQYENINNAVGAATCTNQAALGDPATGSLDSRGQCNSAMNMGGDGNLWFAGGQYDWGNTSFIAQGGMSHAHATALSGKRETSQFTVGMIHNLSSRSSLFGGYQRVMVGSGASDFFRDMNIWSAGMRHNF